In Planococcus versutus, the DNA window TAGAACATGGAGCTACACAAATAATGGCGGAAGATATAGTCTTCAGACTACTGGATGAAGAAATTATTTCTAAACGAGAAGCTAAACTTATTCTTAGCGCTGTTGATCGAGGCACGCTGCTGTTACCTATTCCTACACGAGATGAAGTTCGAGCACGTATTCTCATAGCGATGTTTTTTACAATTAAATATCAAACAAACATATAAAGGAGTGAAAAGATGATTTGCGATCAATGTGGAGAACGTTCTGCATCAGTTATAGTTAAACAACAGCAACACGGACAGATAATAGAACGTAACTTATGTCATGTATGTGCTGCTGAAAATCATAGTATTAATGTCGCTTTTGAACAAGATCCATTAGCCATTCATCAGTTATTATCAAATTGGTTTCCTAATTCGCAAGCGTCTACCAGCCCGGCTAGAAAGGAAGTAGTTACGTGTCCTTCTTGTGGCTTTACGTTTTCTAAATTTTTGCGACTTGGGAAGTTTGGATGCGACTCTTGCTACGACGCGTTTTCACCGCATCTGGATGAAATATTCAAACGTTTCCATAATGGAAATATAGAGCATAAAGGCAAAATACCAGCTTCATATGGCACTACCTTAAAAATTAAAAAAGAAATCGAAGAACTTCGTAAACAAATGCAGGTATGTATTCAAGAAGAAGACTTTGAAAAAGCTGCAAGACTAAGAGACGAAGTAAAAGCATTAAGTGCAAAACTTGAAGGAGGTGCTGCAGATGGCAGTTGAACGATTTCTTCAACCTCATGCAAGTAGTTGGATGACGAACAATGCTGAAAATGTAGATATTGCAATGAGTACGAGAATTAGGTTGGCTAGAAATTTAACAGACTTTAAATTTCCTTATTCGTTTACAGAAGATGAAGCACTTAAAGTAGATAAAGAAATCTCTTCTGTATTATTAGATAAAGGAAATGAATTAGATTATAATTTTAGCCATATCAGTATTGAAGAGCTTGCTCAATTACAAAAAGAAGTACTAGTAGAAAAACATTTGATTAGTCCTTTTCTCGTAAATAGTCAGCGTTCAGGATCTGTTTTATTGTCTGAAAATGAAGAGTTAAGTATTATGGTAAATGAAGAAGACCATTTGCGTATCCAAAGTCTTCAACCCGGCTTTCAGCTTCAACAAGCTTTTAAAATAGCCAATGAATTAGATTCTCTACTAGAAAAGAATTTGTCATATGCTTTTCATGAGAAGTATGGTTATTTAACTAGTTGTCCGACAAATGCAGGTACTGGAATGAGAGCGTCAGTTATGCTTCATCTGCCTGCATTGACCATGTCACATCAAATTCAACGAATCATTCCTGCAATTTCAAGATTGGGCATGGTGGTTCGAGGTATTTATGGAGAAGGTAGCGAAGCACTAGGAAATGTCTATCAAATATCCAATCAATTGACATTAGGTAAATCTGAATACGAAATTCTTCAGGATTTGGAGAATATGACTGAGCAAATTATTCAGCAAGAACGCAAAGCACGAGAAGCCATTGCGTTAAATTCACCAATGATTTTAGAAGATCGGGTGTATCGTTCACTTGGTGTTCTTACCCACTCGAGACTGCTGACGACAGAAGAAGCTGCGACGCGTCTGTCAGATGTTCGTTTGGGTATTGATTTAAAGATGATTCAAGATCTAGACATGTCAATCTTAAATGAATTAATGATTTTTATGCAACCGGCATTCTTGCAGCAGTATGCAGATAAACCGTTACAGCCTAGAGAACGTGATTTTGCTCGGGCAAAGTTATTCCGAGAGCGATTGAATAAAAAAGATAGAAATAGTGAAGGAGAGGATCTTGCATGATGTTTAATCGATTTACACAACGCGCACAAAAAGTTCTTCAGTTAGCTCAAGAAGAGGCCATTCGCATGAAACACGAATCAATTGGTACAGAACATATTCTTCTTGGTTTGATTCGTGAAGGTGGCGGTATTGCCGCTAAAGCTCTAGAAGCAATTGAAGTGAATACACAGTTGATTGAAGAAGGTGTTAAAGAGCTAGTGGGTGTTGGCGAAAAAAATGTTGGCCCAATCGTTCATTACACACCAAGAGCGAAAAAAGTGATTGAATTATCAGTAGATGAGTCCCGTAAACTGGGCCATTCCTATATAGGTACAGAGCATTTGTTGTTAGCGCTTATTCGTGAAGGAGAAGGCGTTGCAGCGCGTGTGTTAGGAAATGCAGGTGTCAGCTTGAACAAGGCGCGTCAGCAAGTATTACAGCTTCTAGGAAGCAACGAGCAGACTTCTACAGGTACGAGCCCGAATGCTTCAGCAAACACACCAACTTTAGACGGGTTAGCTCGTGACCTGACTCAAGTTGCTCGCGACGGTGGACTAGACCCAGTAATTGGTAGAAGTGACGAAATTACACGAGTGATTGAAGTGTTGAGCCGCAGAACGAAAAACAATCCGGTGTTAATTGGAGAGCCAGGTGTGGGTAAAACGGCAATTGCTGAAGGACTAGCTCAACAAATCGTAAACAATGAAATTCCAGAAACGTTGCGCGACAAACGCGTGATGGTTTTAGATATGGGTACGGTAGTTGCTGGAACTAAATACCGTGGAGAATTTGAAGATCGCTTGAAAAAAGTGATGGATGAAATTCGTCAAGCGGGTAACGTGATTCTCTTTATCGATGAGCTTCATACATTAATCGGTGCTGGCGGTGCAGAAGGTGCAATTGATGCATCTAATATTTTGAAACCGTCATTATCACGCGGGGAACTTCAGTGTATTGGTGCGACAACGTTAGATGAGTACCGCAAATACATTGAAAAAGATGCAGCTCTTGAGCGTCGTTTCCAGCCAATTCAAGTAGATGAGCCTTCAGTAGAAGAATCAATTCAAATTATCCGTGGCTTGCGCGATCGTTATGAAGCGCATCACCGTGTGAAAATTACCGATGAAGCGATCGAAGCAGCAGCTAAAATGTCAGATCGCTACATTTCGGACCGTTTCTTACCGGATAAAGCGATTGACTTGATTGATGAGGCTGGATCAAAAGTAAGACTTCGTTCTTACACAACTCCACCAGATTTGAAAGAACTGGAATCACGATTAGAAGCAGCGCGTTCGGAGAAAAACGAAGCCGTTCAAAGTCAAGAGTTTGAAAAAGCAGCTTCGCTTCGTGATGCAGAACAGAAATTGCAAAACCAATTAGATAAAACGAAAAAAGAATGGAAAGAAAAACAAGGCAAAGAAGAATCTGAAGTAACAGTAGAAGATATCGCGAAAGTAGTGTCTATGTGGACCGGTATTCCTGTATCGAAATTGGCACAAACAGAATCGGATAAATTGTTGAACTTGGAGTCTATTCTTCACAACCGTGTTATTGGACAAAACGAAGCCGTAACGTCTATTTCAAAAGCAATTCGACGTGCACGTGCCGGATTGAAAGATCCGAAACGTCCGATTGGATCTTTCATTTTCCTTGGACCAACGGGTGTTGGTAAAACGGAATTAGCACGCGCTTTAGCGGAATCGATGTTTGGTGACGAAGAAGCCATGATTCGCATTGACATGTCTGAATACATGGAAAGACATTCGACTTCACGTCTAGTCGGTTCTCCTCCAGGTTATGTGGGATATGAAGAAGGTGGACAATTGACTGAGAAAGTACGAAGAAAGCCTTATTCAGTCGTCCTTCTTGATGAAATTGAAAAAGCTCACCCAGATGTCTTCAACATTCTGTTGCAAGTTCTTGAAGATGGACGGTTGACGGATTCAAAAGGTCGCAGAGTCGATTTCCGTAATACGGTCATTATCATGACTTCAAACGTCGGGGCAGAAGAGCTAAAATACAATAAATACGTTGGCTTTAATTTAACTGAGGCCAAATCGGATTATAAAGACATGAAAGGGAAAATGCTTGCTGAATTGAAAAAAGCATTCCGCCCAGAGTTCTTAAACCGTGTGGACGACATGATCGTCTTCCATTCTCTTGAAAAAGAAAACTTGAGAGAAATTGTGACGTTGATGACAAAACAATTGGTAGATCGCTTGAAAGAGCAGGATATCGATTTGGAGTTAACAGAAGCAGCACTTGAAAAAGTGACGAAAGAAGGATATGACCCAGAATACGGAGCGCGTCCACTGCGTCGTTCGCTTCAAAAACACGTGGAAGACCGTTTGTCAGAAGAGTTATTAAAAGGGACAGCTTTATCCGGTCAAAAAATGATTTTTGATGTAGAAGATGATGAATTTGTTGTTCGTACAAGTAAAGTAGAAAAAGAAAAAGAAGTAGCAATCGAAAAACAATAAGGACATACCGCTCTCCGGAGTCTCTTTCGGGCGAGCGGTTTTTCTATTTAAGGAGGTACACATGGCTAAGAAAAAGACGAAATTTATTTGTCAGTCGTGTGGCTATGAATCAGCCAGATGGATGGGGAAATGCCCCGGTTGCGCAGCATGGAATACGATGACTGAAGAAGTAGAAATAGCTGCTCCTAAAGGAACACGTGGTGCTTTTCAGCATAGTGCAGCGGTTCCTCAAAAAGCGATACCGATTAATGCTATCGAAACGCAAGATGAACCGCGAGTAGAAACAGAGCTCAGCGAATTAAATCGTGTGCTAGGTGGCGGAATTGTACCTGGATCCCTTGTGCTTATTGGAGGAGACCCTGGTATCGGGAAATCAACCTTGCTGTTGCAGGTTTCAGCGATGCTTGCAAATAGTGGGAACCGGGTATTATATATTTCCGGAGAAGAATCGATTCGACAAACGAAATTGCGTGCAGAGCGTCTAGACGCATCATCGTCGGAATTATTTATTTACGCCGAAACAAATTTGGAATTAATTCATCATACCATTGAAGACGTTGCTCCTGACTTTGTGATTGTTGATTCAATTCAAACGGTTCATCATCCTGAAGTGACTTCAGCTCCAGGTAGTGTGACGCAGGTAAGAGAAAGTACGGCAGAATTGATGCGAATCGCGAAAATGAAAAATATCGCAATTTTCCTCGTTGGCCATGTGACAAAAGAAGGCCAGATTGCAGGACCTCGGATTTTGGAGCATATGGTCGATACGGTGCTGTATTTTGAAGGCGAACGCCATCACACATACCGTATTTTACGCAGTGTTAAAAACCGTTTTGGTTCGACTAATGAAATTGCGATTTTTGAGATGCTTCAAGGTGGATTGAAAGAAGTATTAAATCCGTCAGAATTATTTTTACAAGAGAGATCGAGCGGCTCGGCCGGGTCAACAGTCGTCGCTTCAATGGAAGGAACGCGTCCAATTTTGGTTGAAATCCAAGCATTGGTGACGCCATCTAGTTTCAATTATCCAAAGCGTATGGCGACTGGGATTGATGTCAATCGCGTCACATTACTAATGGCGGTGTTAGAAAAACGAGTAGGTATGTTATTGCAAGCACAGGATGCCTATATTAAAGTCGCGGGTGGTGTCAAGCTTGATGAGCCCGCAATTGATTTGGCTGTATTAGCTAGTATCGTCTCGAGTTTCCGTGACAAAGCACCAAACGTTTACGATTGTATTATCGGAGAAGTAGGATTGACGGGTGAAGTAAGACGGGTATCACGTATCGAACAGCGAGTTCAAGAAGCAGCGAAGCTTGGATTCAAGCGTGCTATTATTCCAGCGTCAAATTTGGGTGGCTGGGATTATCCAGAAGGAATTCGCGTAGTCGGTGTAGAAAGTGTTAACGATGCATTAAAAGAAATTTTTCCACAGTAAGGAGGCAATTTTGCCTCCTTTTATTTCTAAACAGGTGTCATTGGAGCGTTCTGGTTTTAAAATGTGTATACTTATAAAAAGGAGGTGGAGCTCGTGTTAAGAACTATTATTAAAATAATGTTTTTACTTATTGGTGCGACGATCGGAATTTTATTATTACCATCTGCATTTGAACTTATTCCCTTTCTCGATAATCCGTGGATCAGTAATCCTTATGTAGCAGCAATTGTTGGTGCTCTTGTCTTTTTCTTATTATCTTTGTTATTTGTAGATTCATTAATTCATTTAATGAAATGGATGGAAGAAAAATTATTGCGTGCCCCAACACCAGATCTTTTGTTCGGTACAGTCGGGATGGTTATCGGTCTTGTGGTAGCGTTTTTGGTTGGATTTGCGTTGAGTACGGTTGATATTCCACTTGTTGCAACGGTAGCGCCTTTGGTACTTTCTGTGGGACTTGGTTATTTAGGG includes these proteins:
- a CDS encoding protein arginine kinase: MAVERFLQPHASSWMTNNAENVDIAMSTRIRLARNLTDFKFPYSFTEDEALKVDKEISSVLLDKGNELDYNFSHISIEELAQLQKEVLVEKHLISPFLVNSQRSGSVLLSENEELSIMVNEEDHLRIQSLQPGFQLQQAFKIANELDSLLEKNLSYAFHEKYGYLTSCPTNAGTGMRASVMLHLPALTMSHQIQRIIPAISRLGMVVRGIYGEGSEALGNVYQISNQLTLGKSEYEILQDLENMTEQIIQQERKAREAIALNSPMILEDRVYRSLGVLTHSRLLTTEEAATRLSDVRLGIDLKMIQDLDMSILNELMIFMQPAFLQQYADKPLQPRERDFARAKLFRERLNKKDRNSEGEDLA
- a CDS encoding UvrB/UvrC motif-containing protein; its protein translation is MICDQCGERSASVIVKQQQHGQIIERNLCHVCAAENHSINVAFEQDPLAIHQLLSNWFPNSQASTSPARKEVVTCPSCGFTFSKFLRLGKFGCDSCYDAFSPHLDEIFKRFHNGNIEHKGKIPASYGTTLKIKKEIEELRKQMQVCIQEEDFEKAARLRDEVKALSAKLEGGAADGS
- a CDS encoding ATP-dependent Clp protease ATP-binding subunit, with protein sequence MMFNRFTQRAQKVLQLAQEEAIRMKHESIGTEHILLGLIREGGGIAAKALEAIEVNTQLIEEGVKELVGVGEKNVGPIVHYTPRAKKVIELSVDESRKLGHSYIGTEHLLLALIREGEGVAARVLGNAGVSLNKARQQVLQLLGSNEQTSTGTSPNASANTPTLDGLARDLTQVARDGGLDPVIGRSDEITRVIEVLSRRTKNNPVLIGEPGVGKTAIAEGLAQQIVNNEIPETLRDKRVMVLDMGTVVAGTKYRGEFEDRLKKVMDEIRQAGNVILFIDELHTLIGAGGAEGAIDASNILKPSLSRGELQCIGATTLDEYRKYIEKDAALERRFQPIQVDEPSVEESIQIIRGLRDRYEAHHRVKITDEAIEAAAKMSDRYISDRFLPDKAIDLIDEAGSKVRLRSYTTPPDLKELESRLEAARSEKNEAVQSQEFEKAASLRDAEQKLQNQLDKTKKEWKEKQGKEESEVTVEDIAKVVSMWTGIPVSKLAQTESDKLLNLESILHNRVIGQNEAVTSISKAIRRARAGLKDPKRPIGSFIFLGPTGVGKTELARALAESMFGDEEAMIRIDMSEYMERHSTSRLVGSPPGYVGYEEGGQLTEKVRRKPYSVVLLDEIEKAHPDVFNILLQVLEDGRLTDSKGRRVDFRNTVIIMTSNVGAEELKYNKYVGFNLTEAKSDYKDMKGKMLAELKKAFRPEFLNRVDDMIVFHSLEKENLREIVTLMTKQLVDRLKEQDIDLELTEAALEKVTKEGYDPEYGARPLRRSLQKHVEDRLSEELLKGTALSGQKMIFDVEDDEFVVRTSKVEKEKEVAIEKQ
- the radA gene encoding DNA repair protein RadA, giving the protein MAKKKTKFICQSCGYESARWMGKCPGCAAWNTMTEEVEIAAPKGTRGAFQHSAAVPQKAIPINAIETQDEPRVETELSELNRVLGGGIVPGSLVLIGGDPGIGKSTLLLQVSAMLANSGNRVLYISGEESIRQTKLRAERLDASSSELFIYAETNLELIHHTIEDVAPDFVIVDSIQTVHHPEVTSAPGSVTQVRESTAELMRIAKMKNIAIFLVGHVTKEGQIAGPRILEHMVDTVLYFEGERHHTYRILRSVKNRFGSTNEIAIFEMLQGGLKEVLNPSELFLQERSSGSAGSTVVASMEGTRPILVEIQALVTPSSFNYPKRMATGIDVNRVTLLMAVLEKRVGMLLQAQDAYIKVAGGVKLDEPAIDLAVLASIVSSFRDKAPNVYDCIIGEVGLTGEVRRVSRIEQRVQEAAKLGFKRAIIPASNLGGWDYPEGIRVVGVESVNDALKEIFPQ